ggccAAATACGCTACAAATACATATTCTAGACAGTCGCAAAAGGTATTTGGGTATTGCAAAGGGGGGCTTTGGTGTCCTCCATAATAATACGTCACCTATGAATATACATCAAGCTTTGCTTTAGTGTCATCAGTCTTTCTTGATTATTTTAGGATGTCCATCATGTAGACCCACTCCGGGAGTAGTTGGAGCTTGATTTCTGGTGCTCATCTGCTCTGTTTGGCAGCCCAGGATCGAACGTTAGGCGAACCTCCTTCTTGTCAACCGTCATATATGACGGACTCAGAGTCAGGCTATCCAGGCATAGCTATAAGGACCACTGTTAGCTTGCGGGATGTCAAGAATAGGCAGGGTACGCACTGATTGGTAAACTATCTAATTGCGACCACAGATCCAGGATCAAGTCATTGTCTAGCGTGAAAGTATCGAACAATGGAAGGGTCTGCGCGTCAATAGGGAAGGGTTCATGGTAGTGAGGCTcaggctgagaaggaggGATCGTAGCTCCTAAGTCTGTATCATTCAGGTTCCTACTCTGTATTCTCGGCTCTCCTTGATGCTCCGGAGGCATATTCGTTGCGACAGGGTCGCACGGCGCTCCTAACCGCTCAAGCTCTCGCCGTAGACTCTGCAGAATAGTCCCGTACTTCCAGGACGGTGCATTCCTGGCCGTCGCATGCGTTAGATGATACTGTGCAGTCTCCGCCAGGACGTAGAGAGTTGACTCATCAAAGCCAAATCCATCGTTCAGACCACCCTCTGTCGCGACGTAGGTCTGGCTCAACGGTAGAATTCGGTTACTCTGTACTTGGATCAAGTAAATGTAGATAATGGACAAGGCGTTGAAGGCTATATACTGCGAGTACCAAAACGCGGGAAAAAGCTGGTTATCCCGGGCAAAAGTGGTGATCAGCTCAACTGTATCCTTCGCTGCGGCCAGACACACTCGAAGATATTGAACGTAGCTAGCCTCTCGATCCGTCCAAATCTGGCCATAATTCCGCAGCAATAGTGGCCGAGTGATGAACATCAGGGCATGATATCGCGCCAATTGCAGCACCGTCAGTTGTCGCTTGAATAAGGGGATCAGGCTACTTGAGTGAATGACTCCGGATAAGAATGGTGGCAACTCTGCCTGCCATTCTGCGACTCGCTCGCACAACACTCGGATCGTATTGATTTCCTCACGGTCGGTGATGCCAGCCACCACGTACGGCTCCTTGGCGGCTTGAGAGAGCACGCGGGCGAGTAGGGCATGGAATATAGCCGCATCCATCACACAGTCTCGGGTTGGTGGCAAGATACGATCAGGGGAGATATCTTCGTCGTTCGCACGGGCTGGTAATCTCTCGTCCAAGTCTTCATCATGCCACAGACGCGGTGTACCCAACATCAAGCTCAGATACTTGTCCAACGTATACGAACACCAGACGACGCGACGCTGGCATTCCTGCTGGATCAGACTAACTTCGGCAGTTTCCCTATTCCGCCGTCTGCTGTGAAGGCCGAGGGCCATGATCAGTTGAATGGTGGTCCCTAAAGTGAACCACGCCCGATGCGCCCGTGATGAGCTTAGCAGATAGAGAACCATTAAGAACCTGACCTGCACCGATTCTAATCTAATTGCACCACTTTCCTTTGATAGTAGATGGTCTGCCTTCGTGAAATACATTTCACTGGTCTGCCAGCCATTTTCATCTGCATCTGTCATACCGCCTTTGGCATCCATCTTGAACATGGTGGCGGTGCTAAAAGCCATCAGGAGAATGGCTTGACAGACAGTCGTCACTCCGCTAATCTGTTCGCCGTCCGGTCGTCCGCGCTGGTACAGGCGCTGGACCACATTCTCAACCGTCTGCTGGTGCAGAACCCGGTGCGTGGGCGATGCAAACTCGAAGTATCGATGAACTAGAGCTTCCGCTGTCTCTAAGTCCGGCCATTGAAACTCTGTCACGCTTGTTTCTGGGACTACACGATCCCCAAATTGAAAGATGGATGTGGTTCGGTCGTGACTTGGATCATCCGACGCCCCGATCGCATTTGAGGGAGGCGTTGGCAATCCCAACGCAGCTCGATCTAAGAAGGAATGGGCCGAGGTTGGCCCCCAGTATCGATCCGCAACCTCCGTCCGTTGGATCTCGGACTCATGATCGTGATACCTTGTGTTCGTTTTGGATGGTGGAGAAATCACGGAGGTGGTGGCATCGTGGTAGGTTGCCGGGCGTATAGTGTCTGGCGAGGTGTAGGTGACTGGGGAGGCGAATGATAGATGGCTGTCTTGTGGATTGCTGTCTGTTGTTCCTCTTAGGGGTgcatgatgttgttgtatcGTATGCGAGGACGGAGGTGGGCTCACGGCCACGCCGCGATTATAGGTAGAGTTGTATGTACAGACCTCCTGGCGTTTCAGACAAGGTCTACAGGGGAGATTTCCGGTAcaggccttcttctttctcttacaTGCATCGCAAGCGCGGGTGACTTTACGCATCTTCCGTGCTGGGCTGTCGTCGCTGGCGAGCATTTCCGCCTGCATGTTCGGAAGTGGGGAAGACAAGCGGAACCCACTCGGCAATAtaaaaagggagaaagacGGATATAGAGACAGGAGAATAGGGTACTGCGTATCTGATAATGACCAGCAGAAGGTCAGATTTGTGATCCCTGCTTGTCTAGGAATAATTGACTCCGTTAAGGTTGAAGTTCAACCATTTTTGCCCTCCCGAAATTAGGCGAGAACTGCCAAGGCGGGTTTGACCCGAGGGAAGCATCAG
This Aspergillus flavus chromosome 1, complete sequence DNA region includes the following protein-coding sequences:
- a CDS encoding fungal-specific transcription factor domain-containing protein — translated: MQAEMLASDDSPARKMRKVTRACDACKRKKKACTGNLPCRPCLKRQEVCTYNSTYNRGVAVSPPPSSHTIQQHHAPLRGTTDSNPQDSHLSFASPVTYTSPDTIRPATYHDATTSVISPPSKTNTRYHDHESEIQRTEVADRYWGPTSAHSFLDRAALGLPTPPSNAIGASDDPSHDRTTSIFQFGDRVVPETSVTEFQWPDLETAEALVHRYFEFASPTHRVLHQQTVENVVQRLYQRGRPDGEQISGVTTVCQAILLMAFSTATMFKMDAKGGMTDADENGWQTSEMYFTKADHLLSKESGAIRLESVQVRFLMVLYLLSSSRAHRAWFTLGTTIQLIMALGLHSRRRNRETAEVSLIQQECQRRVVWCSYTLDKYLSLMLGTPRLWHDEDLDERLPARANDEDISPDRILPPTRDCVMDAAIFHALLARVLSQAAKEPYVVAGITDREEINTIRVLCERVAEWQAELPPFLSGVIHSSSLIPLFKRQLTVLQLARYHALMFITRPLLLRNYGQIWTDREASYVQYLRVCLAAAKDTVELITTFARDNQLFPAFWYSQYIAFNALSIIYIYLIQVQSNRILPLSQTYVATEGGLNDGFGFDESTLYVLAETAQYHLTHATARNAPSWKYGTILQSLRRELERLGAPCDPVATNMPPEHQGEPRIQSRNLNDTDLGATIPPSQPEPHYHEPFPIDAQTLPLFDTFTLDNDLILDLWSQLDSLPITMPG